AGGGTCGGGCGGCCGTGGGTCGCGCGCCAGTAAAGGCGCAGCAGGCCGAGGAAAAGTACCGAGAAACCGAGAGAGAAGTGCAACACCATCCACCAGCCGCGCATCGGGTCGTCCCGCTCGTAAAACTCGTGCAGCTCGACGGAGCCCCAGGCGAAAAGAATAAAGAAGGCGATGGTCCAGTGCAGCGTTTTGATGGCTGGACTCCAGCTGTTGGGGGTAGAAGCCATGGTAGTTCCCTAGTGTTCCTTATTGGTTATTTTTGACAGCCGTGCGGGGTATCAGCCGGCTGCGCGTACACCGTTCAATGTATTAAAACAGGTGGTTCGTGCGGTTTCGAAAAAATCTCGCAGAAATGCCTGTTCCAGCATTTCTTCCCGCACCGCGGCGTAGAGTGTACTCCAGAGACCGTTTTTTCCCAGTCTAAGTTGATTCACCAGTCCTTTCTGTAAATATTCGTAAAGCGCCCAGTTTGGCAGTGCACAGACGCCTCGGCCGCTGACGACCAGCTGCACCATCATAACCGTCAGCTCTACGGTTCGCACCGCGGCCGGTTCGATGCCGGCCGGCTCCAGAAAGTGCTGGAAAATATCCAGCCGCTCCCGCTCCACCGGGTAAGTGATCTGTACTTCATTGGTGAGGTCTTCCGGGCTTACCCATTTCCGTTCCGCCAGTGCGTGTTTGCGGCTGACCGCCAGGCACATTTCAAAGCTGAACAGCGGCTCGTAATGCACCCCCTTCAACGAAGGATCGGGATTGCTGGTAACCACCAGATCCAGGTCACCGCGCATCAGTGCGGGCAGGGGGGCGAAGTGGAAGCCACTGGAGAGGTCCAGTTCCACCTCGGGCCAGTCGTCGCGATAGGCATCAAGGGTGGGCATCAGCCACTGGTAACAGCTGTGACACTCGATCGCAATGTTCAATCGCCCGGCCTGCCCGGACGCCAACCGCGCAATATCCCGTTGCGCGACGGCTACCCTTGGCAACACATCATCCGCCAGTTGCAGCAATCGCAGGCCCGCACTGGTAAAGCGCAAGGGGCGCGACTTGCGTATGAACAGCGCTTGCCCGTGGCGGTCTTCCATTTCCCGGAACAGGTGGGAAAGGGCGGACTGGGTTAGGTGCAGGCGTTCCGCCGCACGCACCATGCTGCCGGTCTCGCGCAGGGTGGTAAGCGTTTTCAGGTGCCTCAGTTCGATCATGTTTAGATTTTTTCATGTTTTTAGCAAAAAATATGAAATTGATTGAATATGATCCCGGCTGCAGAATCAACTCCGAATTTAGGGGTGCTCGTCATGCCGGCGTCCAGCGCTCCCCCGCAGATAAATCATCAACGGAAGTAAGAAGGGACAACAAATGGCTCAAACACATATCCTCGGCTACCCACGTATCGGTGCCCGGCGTGAGCTGAAAAGGGCACAGGAAGCCTACTGGAAAGGCAGTATCGACCAGCAGGCACTGCTGGCGGTTGGCTCGCAGGTGCGCAGCCAGAACTGGCGGGCCCAGCAAAGTGCGGGATTGGCGCTGACCACTGTGGGGGACTTTGCCTGGTACGACCAGGTACTCAACCACTCCTTGTTGTTCGGTGTGGTGCCAGAGCGCTTTGCCAGGGGAGCGGCAGACAACAAGCTGGACCAGTACTTCCGGCTGGCCCGTGGCCGAGCCCCCTCCGGTGAGCCGGTGGCAGCGAGCGCCATGACCAAATGGTTTGATACCAATTACCACTACCTGGTACCGGAATTTACTGCCGATCAGGAGTTCACCCTTGACCCGGAATGGCTGCTGGCAGAGGTGCGGGAAGCGCAACAGCTGGGTCACAACGTCAAGCCGGTGATCATTGGCCCGCTGACATACCTGTGGTTGGGGCGGGGAGTGGATAATGCTCTGAGCCTGCTGCCCAGACTGCTGCCCCGTTACCAGGAATTACTGGCGAAGCTGGCAAGCGCAGCTGCGCAGTGGGTGCAGATCGACGAGCCGATTCTGGGGCTGGATCTGCCCGTCCAGTGGCGCGACGCATTCGCGCCCACATATGAGGTGCTCGGCAAAGCCTCGGGCAGCAAGTTACTACTGGCGACCTATTTTTCTCCCCTGCGGGAAAACCTGCCGTTGGCGTTCGACCTGCCGGTGGATGGTGTGCATATTGATGCGGTGCGGGCGCCGGCAGAACTGGTGCCTGCGGTAAAAGCGCTGCGCGACAACCAGGTACTCTCCGTTGGTGTAATTAACGGCCGCAATGTATGGCGAACGGATCTCGCGCGCTGGCAACAGCAGTTGCAGCCAGTGGCGGAAAAGCTCGGCGACCGCCTGTGGCTTTCTGCCAGCTGCTCGTTGTTGCATACGCCGGTTGATCTGGAAACCGAAACCACATTGCCGGCAGCGCAAAAAACCAGGCTCGCCTACAGCCGTCAGAAGCTGACCGAACTGGGTAGCCTGCAGCAGGCGTTGCAGCCGGGTGCCGGGCGACTGGAGGCGGTTACGGCTACCGAGAGCCGCCCGCAGGCCGAGATTGTGGCGGAGCTTGCCGATACCTGGCGCGCGCAGAAATATCCGGAGCGGGCCGAAGTGCAGAAACACCGTTGGCAGTTGCCGCCGTTGCCGACAACCACCATAGGCTCTTTCCCGCAGACCGATGTATTGCGCTTGGTGCGCAAGCAGTTTCGCAATCGGGAAATTTCTGCGCAGGACTACCACGATCATCTGCGCGCGGAAATTGCCGAGGCCATTCGTCGCCAGGAAATTCTGGGGCTGGATGTACTGGTTCACGGCGAAGCCGAGCGCAACGATATGGTGGAGTATTTTGGCGAACAACTGGACGGATTTATCCATACCGGTAATGGCTGGGTGCAGAGCTATGGATCCCGGTGTGTGAAACCGCCGATTATTGCCGGCGATATTTCCCGTCCAAATCCGATGACGGTGCAGTGGAGTCAGTATGCACAGAGCCTGAGTAAGAAGCCGGTAAAAGGTATGCTCACTGGCCCGGTAACCATCCTGAACTGGTCTTTCCCACGGGAAGATATTCCCCGCGCGGAAAGCTGTTTACAGATTGCCCGGGCGCTGCGTCAGGAAGTGCAGGATCTGGAAGCGGCGGGTATTGGCATCATCCAGATCGACGAGCCGGCTCTGCGCGAAGGGGTACCGCTGCGGGAATCCGAGCACCGGGAATATTTCGATTGGGCGGTGGGTTGTTTCCGTTATTGCTGCAGTGAAGTTCAGGCGGAAACCCAGATCCACACGCACATGTGCTATTCCAACTTCAACGCGATCCTGGATGCGATTG
This is a stretch of genomic DNA from Microbulbifer bruguierae. It encodes these proteins:
- a CDS encoding LysR family transcriptional regulator, which codes for MIELRHLKTLTTLRETGSMVRAAERLHLTQSALSHLFREMEDRHGQALFIRKSRPLRFTSAGLRLLQLADDVLPRVAVAQRDIARLASGQAGRLNIAIECHSCYQWLMPTLDAYRDDWPEVELDLSSGFHFAPLPALMRGDLDLVVTSNPDPSLKGVHYEPLFSFEMCLAVSRKHALAERKWVSPEDLTNEVQITYPVERERLDIFQHFLEPAGIEPAAVRTVELTVMMVQLVVSGRGVCALPNWALYEYLQKGLVNQLRLGKNGLWSTLYAAVREEMLEQAFLRDFFETARTTCFNTLNGVRAAG
- the metE gene encoding 5-methyltetrahydropteroyltriglutamate--homocysteine S-methyltransferase; this translates as MAQTHILGYPRIGARRELKRAQEAYWKGSIDQQALLAVGSQVRSQNWRAQQSAGLALTTVGDFAWYDQVLNHSLLFGVVPERFARGAADNKLDQYFRLARGRAPSGEPVAASAMTKWFDTNYHYLVPEFTADQEFTLDPEWLLAEVREAQQLGHNVKPVIIGPLTYLWLGRGVDNALSLLPRLLPRYQELLAKLASAAAQWVQIDEPILGLDLPVQWRDAFAPTYEVLGKASGSKLLLATYFSPLRENLPLAFDLPVDGVHIDAVRAPAELVPAVKALRDNQVLSVGVINGRNVWRTDLARWQQQLQPVAEKLGDRLWLSASCSLLHTPVDLETETTLPAAQKTRLAYSRQKLTELGSLQQALQPGAGRLEAVTATESRPQAEIVAELADTWRAQKYPERAEVQKHRWQLPPLPTTTIGSFPQTDVLRLVRKQFRNREISAQDYHDHLRAEIAEAIRRQEILGLDVLVHGEAERNDMVEYFGEQLDGFIHTGNGWVQSYGSRCVKPPIIAGDISRPNPMTVQWSQYAQSLSKKPVKGMLTGPVTILNWSFPREDIPRAESCLQIARALRQEVQDLEAAGIGIIQIDEPALREGVPLRESEHREYFDWAVGCFRYCCSEVQAETQIHTHMCYSNFNAILDAIVALDADVITIESARSDLRLLQAFAGGSALDNQGGYPNEIGPGIYDIHSPNVPERPELVSRLRQLLEVIPQEKLWVNPDCGLKTRSWSEVGAALLNMVEATRTVRAEIA